The sequence below is a genomic window from Aureispira sp. CCB-E.
GAGGTTCTGGTTGTAATAGCAAGGTTGCTAAAGCTATGAAACGTATTGTTCCATCTGATAAGTTTTGGGCATTTAGGTACATATCTGAACCTTTTTCTTCCCAAACTAACTCTATCATATCAGGGCTAAGTTCATCAGGTTCTAATGAAAAACCTTTAAAAAAAGGAGCTATAGATTGTACAGTACGAGTAATGAATTTAAAACTCTTAGGGTGTTTTTCTTGTAATAAGTATAAAAAAGCGGCAAGATTTGAACCATCTTCTTTCAATAATCTATTATCTTTCAAATTACAGGGAGTGCGTAATGCTGCTGTACGACTTGTGTCATGGAAATGATATATTTTGAAACTTCTAAAATGGTCACGTAAATACTTATCTCTATAGGAGGTACTATTTGTTAATACATGACTATTGTATTCTAAATCCCAATAGTTATAGTAACTTATATTTGAGTACTTAGAACCATAGCCACTATCTTCCTTATTTATAATTAAGTTGGAGGCTTGATTAGGAATTAATTCAAAAGCATAACTGTTAATGTTATTAAATTGTTTGAAATAAATTTCCCCTTTTAAATGATCTGAAACTTTACGTCCAAAATGCAAAAAACTATCCGCTTTGCCATGAGTTGCAATATATTTTTGGAGTTCATCTTTATACAAAACATTAAGCAACTTAAAAAAACCTATAAAATTAGTCTTACCTACACCATTAGCACCTATTAAAACATTGATAGGTTTTAATGTGAGATCTAATTCTCTTATAGATTTGAAGTTATTGATTTCGATGCTATCTATCATTAATTGAGTGCTTTTAAAACTTCTACTTTGGGAAATTATAAACGAAACTTATCTAGGGCTTTACCTTTACGCAATATTTTACTTAAAGTTGCAAAGCTTACAAGTTGTACTCTTAGTACAAAATTTATAATCTTTTTGTTTTATGAGAAGAAAATAACCTAAATCCTTAGAAGAAATAAGCTTAAATCACAAAATACAATAATATTCCAATTATAAAAACAAGCCAATCAATTGAAACGACAAAAAGGAAAAAGCAAGGCTCAAATATGAACCTGTTTTTCTACTATATTACAAGTTAGAAAAGTGCTATCTGATGATTAAGTGAACAACTGCGTTATGTCTTAGATAATAGAATAACTTTATTCACGCCAGATTTGACTTTATTTTGCAGCAATTACTTTCCGATACAGAAAGAAGAAAAAATATTCCCCAACAAATCATCCGTAGAGATTTCGCCAGTAATTTCACCCAAGTAATTTAAAGCGTGGCGAATGTCCATGGCTAAAAAATCGTTAGAAATGCCAATTTCCAATCCTTCCAAAACAGCATCCAAAGACTGTAGAGCAGATTGAAGCGCTTCGTAGTGGCGAGAATTAGAGACAATGCTACTATCCTGTTGCAATTGCCCAGAAGCGACCAAGTCAAAAAGCAATTGTTTGAGCTGATCAATTTGCGTTTTGTCCTTGGCAGAAAGCGATAGAGTAGTGTATGGCGTCGTCAAATTTTGTGTAACTTTTTCTAGAGTATCGTTCTCTTCAAGAGAGGATGGAGCTTGATTTTGAGAATGCAAATCTGCTTTGTTGGCAACAACAATGATATTCATATCCGCTGTCGCCAATTTTTGAAGATCAGCTTGTGCCTCTAAAGGGCTTAATGTCGTTTGGTCGTAGACGTAAATTAGAATGGCAGATTTGGCAACCTGTTCCAACGTTTTTTCGACCCCAATAGCCTCTATTTGGTCGGTTGCTTCTCGAATGCCTGCGGTATCAATTAAGCGATATTGAACCCCTTGAATATTGAGTATTTCTTCGATGGTATCCCTTGTTGTTCCCGCAATGTCAGAAACAATGGCTCGTTCTTCATTGAGCAGAGCGTTTAGAAGCGTTGATTTTCCTGCATTGGGGCGACCAGCCAATACCGTATGGACGCCATGTTTGATGGCATTGCCCAATTGAAAGGAATCTAAAAGGCGCTTGATAATCCGAACAATTTGTTGAACGAGTTCTTGCAGTTTTTCTCTATTGGCAAATTCTACATCTTCCTCACCAAAATCCAATTCTAGTTCTATCATGGAGGCAAAATGAATTAATTCGCTTCGGAGCTCCTTAATTTGATCCGAAAAACCTCCCCGCATTTGAGACAAAGCCAATTGGTGTGCTGATTCAGATTCGGCAGCAATTAAATCAGCCACAGCTTCAGCTTGAGACAAGTCCATTTGACCATTCAAAAAAGCACGCAATGTAAATTCCCCTTCTCTAGCCATTCTAGCACCTTTGCGAATAAACAGTTCAATCAGTTGTTGCTGAATATAACGAGAACCATGACAAGAAACCTCTATAACATCCTCCTTTGTGTAAGAATGTGGGTTTTTAAAAACAGAAACTAAAGCTTGATCAATGATTTTATTTTGTTCATCGCGAATATATCCCAAATGAATCGTGTGAGAATCAACTTGTTGTAAGTCTTTAGCTTGAAAGACTTCATTGGTAATTGAGATAGCTTGGTTGCCAGAAAGGCGGACAATTCCAATAGCGCCACTACCAGCAGGAGTAGCTAAGGCAACTATAGTGTCTTGGAGATCAATGAAGTTGTACAAAGTGAAGTGTATTATAAATAAAGAACAAGGTATCGATTTTTATAGCTATTGAATGGTCTTCTATACCTTGAATAAATGAAAAATAATTCAAGAACAAAGTTAAAACTAAAAACTTAAACTAGGAATGAATTGCTCTAAAAACAATGGAACGCCAATTTTGTACGAAGTACTATTCTTTCCATTCAATATAGGTAACCTTCAAGTTTTCAATACGAATTTGAACCCAAGCCTGTTTGTTCGAACCATCACTAGTCTGGTAAGCAACTTTTCTATAGACTGTTTCATTGTTTTGGTAGCCTAGGTTTTGGTATAAATTATCCCCTTGATGGTCATAATACTCGTCTTCAAAAGGACCCGAATTATTGGGTCTATCTACGCCGACCAATAAACCATTTTTTTTGTCCAGGAAATCATTGATTACAGCATGAATAAGTTTATTTTTTTGACCATTTCTATACAACGAAAAAGTCCCTAGTATAGCAATCAAGCCCAGTACAAAAAATCCTACTTCCATTCTTATTTAAATCGGTTTAATACTTTTTATAATTTTGTCTAGCACCTTATTATTTTTTTGTAAGGTTTGCTCATGTCCCATCCCCAAGACCAATAATACATTTTGTGGACTATCTATAATAAACACTCCCAATTGGACTGGACTACCATTAATGCTACCTTCTAATTCAGATACAACTCCCATCATCCCATTTAACTCTATAATTTCGGGTTCTGTCGTAATATTAGGCTGTGTCAATTGAGTCTGAATAATTGCTTCCAACTCAATTAGGGCTTCTTCTATTTGATCAGCTTCCATGATAGAAAACGTAATCGATAGAGAACCATCATCATTTTGCAATGTTGCTACTTTATCCTCCTCGTCTATTTGCCACTCACTGGGATACCAAAATTCGACTTGAGCAGCTTGATAAGTGTATAAATTGCGTTTGATTTGAGCCTGCAAACCAGTATTCATTAATATAAAACTAAACAAAAAGATACAAAAAAAAGTTTTCATTGGTATTTTTATGGTGGACTAAATTTTAAGATATTATCATAACAATGATTGAACGGAATGTATGAGAAGCGAACTATGCTGCTTTTTTTCTTCATCAAAAAAGCAAAACAGAGGTTACGCGTCTTTTGATGATAGGTTAGACAAAGGAAAAAAGGCTATAGCAAACCAATTGTTTTATTCTTAATAAGAATTACATTCGTGATAATCATTAATACATAGCCAATAACACAAATTTTATTCCTATCGTTTTAGTAAGTCGATATTTTATTGAAGGATGATTGTTTGTAGTAATTGCACTGTTAGCTATTGTCTTTAAGTATTCAACCTTATTGATCAATCAATAAGGTTGAATTTAGCCATAATGGGAAAGCAAGTGCTTGCCAGCTAGAATGAAATGGTGGAAAGTAATAAAAGAGCTATTGTTTTACAAAAGTAGATCCATTTTGAAACCATTGCCAAGCAGTAGACAGGATGTCGTCAACATTATATTTTGGCGTCCAGCCCAACAGTTTGTTTGCTTTTGAGTAGTCAGAATAGATGGCCGAAACGTCACCTGCTCTACGAGGACCAATTTTGTAATCTAATTTTTGCCCAGTCGCTTTGTCAAAGGCGGTAATTAATTCTAAGACAGAAATACCTTTCCCTATGCCTACATTAAAGGCTTCACAATTAGCATTATTTTTATTGTTAAGCAAATATTGTAAGGATTTTGTATGCGCATTACCAACATCCATAACATGGATATAGTCTCGGATGCAGCTACCATCTCTAGTGTCGTGATCATTGCCTGTAACCGTAAACTGATCTCTAGCTCCTGTTAATGCTTCCATCAAAATTGGAACAACATTGTAGGCTCCCGCTTGAGGAATTTCTCCCATCAAACCACTAGGATGGGCACCCGCAGGGTTGAAATAACGCAATAAGATGCTATTAATGTTAGGATTGGCAACAGAAAAATCTTCAATAATTCTCTCCGCCATTTGTTTGGTACTAGCATAAGGACTTTCTGCTCTTGACATAGGAGTGTCTTCCGTTACAGGTAGAACAGAGGTGTTGCCATAAATAGAACAAGAAGAAGAGAATATAAAGTTAGGAATCTGATACTGATGAATGCAAGTTAATACATTGAGCAAACTGTTTAGGTTGTTCTGATAGTATTTTAATGGTTCTTGAACCGATTCAGGCACACTTTTGTATGCTGCAAAATGTATGATGCCGACAATATCTTGATGTGATTCGAAGACCGTTTTAATGGCTTCTAAATTGCAAAGGTCAACAGCATAGTTAGGAATCGTTTTACCTGTAATTTGGGCAACAACATCCAAAATTTCAGGATTAGATCGGACATTGTTGTCGATAGAAATTACATCAAAACCATTTTCTACTAAATCAATAATGGTGTGACTACCAATATAACCACACCCACCAGTTACCAATATTTTAGACATTTCTAAAAGGTATCAATTTTCTTGTAAACAAAAAATTTAAGTAATTACTAAACAGGACACAGTGTATTCAATACATGCAAATACTATATAGTATTGCTAGTTCGTTGATTTTTACCAAAAAGATAAAAAAGTACATTCGTAAATTAAAACAAACTAAAGTAGGGAATGTGCTGCGAACCTGTAAGAACCTAAATTATATTTTAATAATGGATTACTTGTCGTGTTACTTACTTACTAATTTCTAGTGAAAAGTTACTAGGACATCCTTGCTGGGTTCTACAACTGCTCATACCTACTACCATGGCGATTGCTAATAAAACCACAACTATTTTCTTTGCAGCTAATTTCATACTTGAACTATTTTATTTATTGTGTTAATTGATTTGTCTGGGAATGGTTTTAACGAAGTGTTGGAGATGGGCTACCAATGAGGACAACCGCAACCAGCTTTACAGCCTGTCATTCCAACAACAAGCACCAAGGCAACAAATAGAACTAAAAGCTTTTTTGTATTTTTCATAGTCTTTACAATTTTATACACTTAGCTGCATGAAATAACATTTTGAACAACTAAGTTAAATTTTTTTTATTAAAAAGGCAGGTTTTGTGGTGTAGAATCCAAATGATTGCTGTAAAATTACACAGTTGTAATGATGAGTTAATCTAGTTATGATAAGTAGTTACTCTTTATTGCGAAGCTGTTGTGTCTTGTTATTTGTTATCAATGATTGTGTCTGCCCTAACAAGCACCTAATGCTAAATGTTCGTAATATTACCAACAAAAAGTATCCCACTTTGTCCTCTACACGAAGTGCTATTGAACTATTATTATAATTAAATCTTTTGGAAACATCTAAAAATATACTTGTTGCTGTTTTGAATTGGGGATTAGGACATGCCACTCGTTGCATTCCAATTATTGATGAATTAGAACAACAAGGCGCCAATGTTGTTTTAGCTTCTGATGGAGAAGCATTGATCCTTCTTCGTCAGCAATATCCCCATTTGAATACGATTGAATTACCTACTTACGGTATTCACTACAAGGGGAGCAATATGTTTTTAAACATCTTACCTCAGGTACCCAAAATTCTAAGAGCAATACGTTTAGAACGTAGAAAGTTGAATTCTATTATCAAGGAATATAAAATTACGACAATTATTTCTGATAATCGTTATGGAATGTATCATCATAAAATTCAGTCTATTTTTATAACACATCAACTTAATATTCAGGTTCCCAATCGATATATAGAAGCGTTTGTAGCAAAGTGCAATCATTTTTTTATTCAAAAATTTAATGCTTGTTGGGTGCCAGATTATGAATTAGAACCTAATATAGCAGGGGATTTAGCACACAAAACTAGTTTAAAAAATATCGCCTATTTGGGACCATTGTCTAGATTGTCTAAGATGTCAAAACGCCCTGCCCGTCAAGATGTAATTGTTGTTTTATCAGGTCCCGAGCCACAACGCACGTATTTGGAAGAGAAAGTTATAAAACAAGCCACTCAATTGCCATATCAGTTTTTGATTGTTGGAGGAAAACCCAAATCAGTAGAGGAAAAACAATTGGCTGTTAATATTCGATGGCAATCTTTTTTAGATTCGGATGCCTTACAAATTGCAATTGAAGAGAGTAGAATAGTTATTGCTCGTTCAGGTTATAGTACCATCATGGATCTATTGACCTTAGGTTGCTCAAAAGTTCTATTAATTCCAACACCAGGACAGACAGAGCAAGAATATTTGGCAAGAAGATTAGCCCAAAAAGGATTTTTTATAACTCAACAACAAGCCAATTTAGATTTGAAACAAAGCATTGATTCTTTGGCGAAAAAGGAATCTAAACCTTTTATCAAATATACACCAAAACAATTGGGAAATATAATTTCAAGCTATATAAAATAGAGCAATTTTAATATGTTTTTAGACTTGTGATAGAAACATTTTTTTATTGTAAAAAAAATATTAAAGCCTTGTGTTCAAGGGATTTCTACTCTATCTTGTGCCCGAAAAATAGAACAGATTCAACAAGGTAAATTTGTTTTGGCAAGAATGGTTGTTTTTTGGCAAGAACTACACTTCATCTGTTTGAACTTTCGCATAAATTTGCACCTCATTAATCAATTAATAGAGCTAACACGTTTGTCAATCAGACGTCTTTTAATTATTTTTTACAATCCCCCTTTGTATGAAAAAGTTATTTACACTTCTTTTTTGTTTGTACACCACCATTAATCTTTTTGCACAACCTGGACATGATTATTACTGGGTCGGAACTAGTTCCAATACAGTGCAAGGTAGTGGAGAATGGACCGATTTGAACTCATGGAGATTAGACAGTTTAACAGGAGCAATTCCATCGCAAGTCCCTATTTCTAATAATAGTGTGTATTTCATGGCAGATGCTTTTCCAACGACATTAACTGGATCAGATTCTGTTGTAATAACAGTAAGCAACAATGCCAACTGTGGTACATTTTATTGGGATACAAATATCCCAACATTGGCTAAGAAAATTGCCTTTCAGACCAATACCTTAGGAGTGACAGGTCCTTCAAGTATCAATCTAGACGTATATGGAATTTTTCAGTTGCCATCTACAGAGAAATTAGATTTTGATTTCAACGGTTCTTTGCGTTTTCGTTCTCATGATAAATTAGCAACAATCCAAACCAATGGGCACAAATTACTGGTAAAACAAGTGGTATTTGAAGGAAGTGATACCACAGAATTTCGATTGTTAAGTTTTTTGTACATAGATGATCCCAAAGAATACCACTACAGTCGACGATTAGATATAGACGGAGGGTTTTGCTACTTTTATAGGGGGTATTTAAATTTTAATGGACAAGATGCGATATTAGATCGCTTTGATGCTTATCGTACTAGTTTTTCAGCGCGACAATTGAATATAGCAGGTTCCCACATTCAACTAATTGGTCATGCAGATTATGTATGGATATGTAATTTTAATACAGCAGGAACCAATTATAGTTTCTTTGATGCAACAGGATCGCATATTTTGGTCAAAGACCCACAAGAATTAGCCTATGCACAACAACTTTGGTTGGGTGATGTGAATTATGATACCATAACAACAGATGTTCGTTACTATACTTATTTAAGACGTAGTAGTCCAACCATTCAGCATTTATTTTTGCATAATGACAATTATTTTTATGACAACTTAAATGCAACTATTGAAAATCTTTATCTATATGGTGGACATTTTTATCGTTTTAATCATCGCTCACCTAAAATTACAGTAGAAAACGTTTTTGTAGATTCAGATTGCGACGATTTTGCAGTGATAATGAGTTGGCAAGGCACACCTGGGAAAATTATCAAAAAAACACCAGGGACAACATTGGTATTGGATAAAGTAATCCTAAATGGAATAGAGGGAGATGTGAGTAATGGTCAAAGTTATGTTGCTAATAATAGTATTGATGGGGGAGGGAATACGAATTGGACAATTAATAGCCCCACGGCTAGAAGAATGCGTTTTCAATATAGCAATGCAACCGCCTCAACGCATTATTGGCACAACATTTTGAACTGGCAAGAGTGGAATGGGACAACTTGGGTTGCATCAGGATGTCTACCAACACCAGCCGATGATGTGTATTTTGATGGCGCTTCTTTCCCTGTATCAGGCAATCATAGGATGAGAATTGATTCGATGGCTTATTGCCACGATATGCGTTGGCTGTCAGGAATAGACCATCGAATTCAGATGTATCCGCAGTTATATACCAATCAAACGACACAAGCACTAAATATATTTGGAACGCTTGAGCTAGATGAAGATATGAGTGTGCGTTGTATTGGTCGTAATTTCAATTTGTGGGGGGCTGATCCAGATAGTATTATTACAAAAGGAGTCTATGTATACCCTACATTACAATTACAACCTTATGCCAATTATCATGTTGTAGATACCTTGGCAGCTCGATTGTTGCAAGGCTTGGTTAATTCTTACATCCATGCCGACAACATTACCATGAACTTAGGACAGTTGTACATTCATCAGCGTCAATTTGATAGTGTGGAATGTCATTTGACTTACCACCGTGCCTATCCTTTTAGAGATTATGGCGGTTACCAACATGGTGTTTCTTATACAGGGACAACTACCTTTCATTTTTGGGGAAATAACAATTATTCGAATTGTAGCAATGTAACCAATGGTGATGGAAGAATCTATCTATATGGATCTTCTTGTGGGAATTGTACTGGTGCACAACCAGCAGCACATTTTCCAAATACAGTTTTTCATAGCCAACTATATGGTTTGGCGCATCATATGACTGTTCATGGTGATTTGACGATGTTGGAGGATGGAAATTTCCACTATTGGAATAGTAATCCTACTTATTATACACAAATAAGAGTATTGGGAGATCAGCCCAATGGACCATACAATGGTGATATGAATTTAACGGCAGGCAAAGAATACGTCTTTGATTCATATCGTTCTAATTATTATGCTCCTACGCATGCAAATGCAGGTTTAAATTCTAAAATAGAGGTCTTGGGAACATTAAATGCAGTTGGTGATTGTAGAGAACCCATTACGATTCGAACATTTAATGGAAACCCAATGACATTGAGTGTGGGAAGTTCCAATGTAGAGTATGCTTTTATCCAAGGAATGGACAATTCGGGTAATCCTGTTATCAATGCAGTGAATTCTGTTGATGGAGGTGGAAATTCTGCGATCAATTTTACGACTTCTCCGACAGCTACAACGCTATATTGGAGGGCACATTATGGTGATCCTGCTAATTTTGAAGGAGATTGGAGTGATCCAGGGCATTGGACCAGTAATCCTGCTAGTTTGGTAGGGGATAGTGTTTGTATCCCTTCTAGTGCTGATACCGTTGTTTTTGATGCGTTATCATTTTCTGGAACAAGCAATAGTTGTTTTATAGAAGGAGCTGCATTTTGTAAAACCATTTGGGTTAAAGCCGATATTCGATTGGCGAGTCGTAGTTTTACCGCACCAACAGGCAATCTGTTTATCAATGAAAGTTTATTGATTGATCTACCAATGACGCAGTATGATTATACGGGCAAAATAACGTTTATTGGAAGTGGAGGTATTGTTAAAACAAGTAATACAATGTTGATTAATAGCTACCTTACGTTTAGAGGAACAAATGGTGTTTGGGATTTGGTAGATGATTTTACACTGCAGAATGTTCACCGAGCTTGGCATGGTATCTTAGAGTTAAAAGAAGGAACCTTGAGAACCAACAATCACACGCTTAATTTGTATAATGCATTTTACTCTTATGGACAATCAGAGCGAGAATTAGACTTGGGAACATCTACTGTAAATATGCACTGTTTGGGACGTAATCCTGATAATGGTTATACCAATGTTTGGTTTATTCCCAATGGTCACCGCAATATAGATGTGAAAGGAGCCAGTAGTACGATTAATTTTTATGATAATAATATAACCGCTTACAACTTGCGTATGTACATGGGATACGATTCTTTAACTTGGCGTACGGTAAGAAACAGTGGTAGCTACGATGCCAATAGAATTCAATATGGGGTAGTTAACTTTATGGGAGCTAATGAGATTTCTAATATTACAAGTTATGCGGATTATCAACACCTCAATTTTTTAGGGACTGTTTACTTGAGAGGAGATAATTTGATGGATAGCATCGAGTTTGCAGGAGGGCATTTTTATTATTTATATCAAAATACAGAGCAACACCTCAAAGCCCCTCATGGACGAATTATATCCAATGGTTCAGGAACTAATTTTGTTAATATAGAAACCTATCCAAGTAGCCGAAAATCTTATTTCCACAAGGAGTGGGGCGATCATTCATGCTTGGATTTTGTAAAAATAAAAGACAACGAAGCGACACGAGGAATCAACCCTAATACAGGTACGGCAGATAATGATCTGTTTTTCTATACAGGAACCAATAGTGACAATATCAATGGAACGGCTACAGGTATTTGGAACTTCTCGTTGTTATTTTCTACGCATACTGCACAAGCACCAATTGTAACGGTGTGTGATGGACAAGATAGTGTTGATATTACAGTTGCTATTACAGGAAATGATTTTTATGATATTCGTTACAATTGGTACGATAGCTTAGGCAATACAGGAGCCGATACCATTCAAGTAAACGATGATGACAATGACCCCAGCACACCTTATATCTTTAGCCTTCGTCGTCCTGTCGTTGCTTCTGGATTTTATGCCTTTGATATTGCGACTTATCGTTGTGACAACCGAACTGCTCCAGCGATAGATACAGCTTGGGTGTACAAAAATGTACCGAATACTTTAGTAGAGGTAGACCGAACTGCAAGTTGTTATCTAACCAATGCAGGAACATGGGTTGATTTTTACGATGATATTGATGCCAAACCAATTTTATCCATACAAGATTCTTTAAATGCTGGTGATGCAGACTCGTTACAAAATGTAGATGTATCTGTATTTTTTGAATCATCGGTACAGTACTATGCTGGTCGCCCTTATCTGCCTCGCCATTGGAAAATTACTCCTTCTAACAATGTGGGAGCTAAAGTACGCTTGTATTTTACTCAGGCAGAGTTGGATTCGTTGTATGTCAAAACGTTTCATGGAGTTAATGGGATGGCATTTGGTCCGAGCGATGCTTATTTGGAACTTTGGAAATTTGATGCAGTGCCACATATTAATGCGGCGATAGGATCTAGTGCACCAACTATTGTTCCACATACGGTTATTCCATTGACAGGAGCCAACCGAAAAGCATTGACTTCTACAGCAGCTGTTTTAGCAATAGAGTTTGAAGTAGCTTCTTTTTCTCATTTTATTTTAACTGTTCGAGAGCCTGTTTTATTACCCATAGATTTATTGAGCTTTGATGCCATTGCTAACGATCAAAAACAAGTCGATTTAACATGGGAAGTAGGAACAATTCAAGACTTAGATTATTTTGAGGTATTAAAAAGTACTGATGGTCAAGAGTTTGAATTTTTAGAAACAGTGTTGGCAAGCAATGCGTTGCATTATCAAACAACAGACAAAGCACCACAAGGAGGTTATAATTACTACAGGTTGCGTATTTATGAAACAGATGGAAGTTCTTACTTATCATCTATCCGAGTTGTTGACCTTCCTTCAACTCAAATTTTAGAGGTTTATCCGAATCCAATAAGAGAAGATAACTTAACCATTCGTTTGTCTTCAGAAACAAGTCAACCGTTAATGGTAGAGCTGATTAATCCTCTAGGACAAATTGTACAAACGAGCCTACAAACAGTAGATAAAGGACAGAATATCTTCACATTAAATACTCAACCATTAGAGCAAGGTATTTATATTCTTAGAATTCGTCAAGGGCAAGTTTTAGTTGGGCAACGAAAAATATCTAAATTAGAATAACATTTCTACCGAATAGTAAACCTTACACCAATTGTTCT
It includes:
- the galE gene encoding UDP-glucose 4-epimerase GalE, producing the protein MSKILVTGGCGYIGSHTIIDLVENGFDVISIDNNVRSNPEILDVVAQITGKTIPNYAVDLCNLEAIKTVFESHQDIVGIIHFAAYKSVPESVQEPLKYYQNNLNSLLNVLTCIHQYQIPNFIFSSSCSIYGNTSVLPVTEDTPMSRAESPYASTKQMAERIIEDFSVANPNINSILLRYFNPAGAHPSGLMGEIPQAGAYNVVPILMEALTGARDQFTVTGNDHDTRDGSCIRDYIHVMDVGNAHTKSLQYLLNNKNNANCEAFNVGIGKGISVLELITAFDKATGQKLDYKIGPRRAGDVSAIYSDYSKANKLLGWTPKYNVDDILSTAWQWFQNGSTFVKQ
- a CDS encoding T9SS type A sorting domain-containing protein translates to MKKLFTLLFCLYTTINLFAQPGHDYYWVGTSSNTVQGSGEWTDLNSWRLDSLTGAIPSQVPISNNSVYFMADAFPTTLTGSDSVVITVSNNANCGTFYWDTNIPTLAKKIAFQTNTLGVTGPSSINLDVYGIFQLPSTEKLDFDFNGSLRFRSHDKLATIQTNGHKLLVKQVVFEGSDTTEFRLLSFLYIDDPKEYHYSRRLDIDGGFCYFYRGYLNFNGQDAILDRFDAYRTSFSARQLNIAGSHIQLIGHADYVWICNFNTAGTNYSFFDATGSHILVKDPQELAYAQQLWLGDVNYDTITTDVRYYTYLRRSSPTIQHLFLHNDNYFYDNLNATIENLYLYGGHFYRFNHRSPKITVENVFVDSDCDDFAVIMSWQGTPGKIIKKTPGTTLVLDKVILNGIEGDVSNGQSYVANNSIDGGGNTNWTINSPTARRMRFQYSNATASTHYWHNILNWQEWNGTTWVASGCLPTPADDVYFDGASFPVSGNHRMRIDSMAYCHDMRWLSGIDHRIQMYPQLYTNQTTQALNIFGTLELDEDMSVRCIGRNFNLWGADPDSIITKGVYVYPTLQLQPYANYHVVDTLAARLLQGLVNSYIHADNITMNLGQLYIHQRQFDSVECHLTYHRAYPFRDYGGYQHGVSYTGTTTFHFWGNNNYSNCSNVTNGDGRIYLYGSSCGNCTGAQPAAHFPNTVFHSQLYGLAHHMTVHGDLTMLEDGNFHYWNSNPTYYTQIRVLGDQPNGPYNGDMNLTAGKEYVFDSYRSNYYAPTHANAGLNSKIEVLGTLNAVGDCREPITIRTFNGNPMTLSVGSSNVEYAFIQGMDNSGNPVINAVNSVDGGGNSAINFTTSPTATTLYWRAHYGDPANFEGDWSDPGHWTSNPASLVGDSVCIPSSADTVVFDALSFSGTSNSCFIEGAAFCKTIWVKADIRLASRSFTAPTGNLFINESLLIDLPMTQYDYTGKITFIGSGGIVKTSNTMLINSYLTFRGTNGVWDLVDDFTLQNVHRAWHGILELKEGTLRTNNHTLNLYNAFYSYGQSERELDLGTSTVNMHCLGRNPDNGYTNVWFIPNGHRNIDVKGASSTINFYDNNITAYNLRMYMGYDSLTWRTVRNSGSYDANRIQYGVVNFMGANEISNITSYADYQHLNFLGTVYLRGDNLMDSIEFAGGHFYYLYQNTEQHLKAPHGRIISNGSGTNFVNIETYPSSRKSYFHKEWGDHSCLDFVKIKDNEATRGINPNTGTADNDLFFYTGTNSDNINGTATGIWNFSLLFSTHTAQAPIVTVCDGQDSVDITVAITGNDFYDIRYNWYDSLGNTGADTIQVNDDDNDPSTPYIFSLRRPVVASGFYAFDIATYRCDNRTAPAIDTAWVYKNVPNTLVEVDRTASCYLTNAGTWVDFYDDIDAKPILSIQDSLNAGDADSLQNVDVSVFFESSVQYYAGRPYLPRHWKITPSNNVGAKVRLYFTQAELDSLYVKTFHGVNGMAFGPSDAYLELWKFDAVPHINAAIGSSAPTIVPHTVIPLTGANRKALTSTAAVLAIEFEVASFSHFILTVREPVLLPIDLLSFDAIANDQKQVDLTWEVGTIQDLDYFEVLKSTDGQEFEFLETVLASNALHYQTTDKAPQGGYNYYRLRIYETDGSSYLSSIRVVDLPSTQILEVYPNPIREDNLTIRLSSETSQPLMVELINPLGQIVQTSLQTVDKGQNIFTLNTQPLEQGIYILRIRQGQVLVGQRKISKLE
- a CDS encoding glycosyltransferase, coding for METSKNILVAVLNWGLGHATRCIPIIDELEQQGANVVLASDGEALILLRQQYPHLNTIELPTYGIHYKGSNMFLNILPQVPKILRAIRLERRKLNSIIKEYKITTIISDNRYGMYHHKIQSIFITHQLNIQVPNRYIEAFVAKCNHFFIQKFNACWVPDYELEPNIAGDLAHKTSLKNIAYLGPLSRLSKMSKRPARQDVIVVLSGPEPQRTYLEEKVIKQATQLPYQFLIVGGKPKSVEEKQLAVNIRWQSFLDSDALQIAIEESRIVIARSGYSTIMDLLTLGCSKVLLIPTPGQTEQEYLARRLAQKGFFITQQQANLDLKQSIDSLAKKESKPFIKYTPKQLGNIISSYIK
- a CDS encoding AAA family ATPase encodes the protein MIDSIEINNFKSIRELDLTLKPINVLIGANGVGKTNFIGFFKLLNVLYKDELQKYIATHGKADSFLHFGRKVSDHLKGEIYFKQFNNINSYAFELIPNQASNLIINKEDSGYGSKYSNISYYNYWDLEYNSHVLTNSTSYRDKYLRDHFRSFKIYHFHDTSRTAALRTPCNLKDNRLLKEDGSNLAAFLYLLQEKHPKSFKFITRTVQSIAPFFKGFSLEPDELSPDMIELVWEEKGSDMYLNAQNLSDGTIRFIALATLLLQPEPPSTIIIDEPELGLHPFAINKLAGLIKKASVKSQIILSTQSVNLVSNFEPESVITVDRADGQSVFKRLDSQDLKNWLEDYSLGDLWTKSVIGGQP
- the mnmE gene encoding tRNA uridine-5-carboxymethylaminomethyl(34) synthesis GTPase MnmE: MYNFIDLQDTIVALATPAGSGAIGIVRLSGNQAISITNEVFQAKDLQQVDSHTIHLGYIRDEQNKIIDQALVSVFKNPHSYTKEDVIEVSCHGSRYIQQQLIELFIRKGARMAREGEFTLRAFLNGQMDLSQAEAVADLIAAESESAHQLALSQMRGGFSDQIKELRSELIHFASMIELELDFGEEDVEFANREKLQELVQQIVRIIKRLLDSFQLGNAIKHGVHTVLAGRPNAGKSTLLNALLNEERAIVSDIAGTTRDTIEEILNIQGVQYRLIDTAGIREATDQIEAIGVEKTLEQVAKSAILIYVYDQTTLSPLEAQADLQKLATADMNIIVVANKADLHSQNQAPSSLEENDTLEKVTQNLTTPYTTLSLSAKDKTQIDQLKQLLFDLVASGQLQQDSSIVSNSRHYEALQSALQSLDAVLEGLEIGISNDFLAMDIRHALNYLGEITGEISTDDLLGNIFSSFCIGK